One genomic segment of Chitinophaga sancti includes these proteins:
- a CDS encoding HupE/UreJ family protein, producing MLSQSKFITVFGHIQPEELIRLLKSNVISAYLLEGYQHILPYGYDHIAFILGLFLLSPRLKAILWQATAFTIAHSITLGLAMYNIITPSPALVEPLIALSILYVAVENILSPKLRFSRIGIVFLFGLIHGLGFAGSLSQLGLSHEHYFTCLIMFNLGVELGQITVILTCYFLLARWFADKPYYRKYIAIPLSALIGVIACIWLVQRI from the coding sequence ATGCTATCTCAAAGTAAATTTATTACTGTATTCGGTCATATACAACCAGAAGAGCTGATCCGGCTACTAAAATCAAATGTTATATCCGCTTATCTGCTAGAAGGATATCAGCATATTTTGCCATACGGCTATGACCACATTGCATTTATTTTAGGACTATTTTTACTAAGCCCCCGTCTAAAGGCGATATTATGGCAGGCCACGGCATTCACTATCGCCCACTCTATTACACTTGGACTCGCCATGTATAATATTATTACCCCCTCGCCGGCACTTGTAGAGCCATTAATAGCGCTGTCCATTCTTTATGTTGCTGTCGAAAATATTCTTTCACCTAAGCTGAGGTTTTCGAGAATAGGAATTGTATTCCTCTTCGGATTAATTCATGGACTTGGATTTGCAGGTTCGCTGTCACAATTGGGATTGTCTCATGAGCATTATTTCACCTGCCTGATTATGTTTAACCTGGGAGTTGAACTTGGACAAATTACAGTGATACTTACCTGTTATTTTTTACTGGCCAGGTGGTTTGCGGATAAACCATATTATCGAAAATATATTGCAATACCGCTATCAGCCTTGATTGGCGTGATAGCTTGTATCTGGCTGGTACAAAGAATATAA
- a CDS encoding serine hydrolase domain-containing protein: protein MKNIFVVFLSWIFTISPFTVQAQNLENAVDELILRDFNDKNGPGGVFMIAHHGTPVYQKAFGKANLERGDDLSVDDVFQLGSMTKQFTAVAILMLEQQSKLSVGDPVSKYIPDYPNGNKITIHHLLTHTSGIKDFTKMKSLADIAQKDMTPKMMVDFFKNEPVDFVPGEKFDYNNSGYVLLGYLIELVSGERYEEYIRKHIFDKVGMTRSYYASDRKVIKGRAYGYHKKESGYVNKTVISFSVPFSSGSLMSTLSDMLKWQNALNKNLLLDTAETTKAFSRYKLNNGEEFNYGYGWHIRDINKVPTREHGGSIFGFKTMAVYIPGEDIYVIGLSNCDCNSPTKVTGDIAALAVKFLGSVKG, encoded by the coding sequence ATGAAGAACATTTTTGTAGTATTTCTTTCATGGATATTTACCATCAGTCCATTCACCGTTCAAGCCCAAAACCTGGAAAATGCTGTTGATGAACTAATCCTTAGGGATTTTAATGATAAAAATGGTCCAGGTGGTGTATTTATGATTGCACATCATGGAACACCAGTGTACCAAAAGGCTTTTGGAAAAGCAAACCTGGAACGTGGAGATGATCTGTCGGTAGACGATGTATTCCAGCTCGGTTCTATGACAAAGCAGTTTACCGCTGTAGCAATACTAATGTTAGAACAACAAAGTAAGCTTAGCGTAGGGGATCCTGTTTCCAAATATATTCCGGATTATCCAAATGGGAACAAAATAACCATTCACCATCTATTGACGCACACTTCCGGAATAAAGGATTTTACAAAAATGAAGTCCTTAGCGGATATAGCACAAAAAGATATGACACCTAAAATGATGGTTGATTTCTTTAAGAACGAGCCCGTCGATTTTGTACCAGGTGAAAAATTTGACTATAATAATTCAGGGTATGTTTTGCTGGGTTACTTGATTGAACTTGTTTCTGGCGAAAGGTATGAAGAATATATCAGGAAACACATTTTCGACAAAGTTGGTATGACCCGGTCATATTATGCGAGTGATCGAAAAGTTATTAAGGGCAGAGCTTATGGATACCATAAAAAAGAGTCCGGTTATGTAAATAAAACGGTTATCAGTTTCAGTGTTCCGTTTTCTTCCGGTTCTTTAATGTCAACTTTATCGGATATGCTGAAATGGCAAAATGCACTCAACAAGAACCTTTTACTTGATACCGCTGAAACAACGAAAGCATTTAGCAGGTATAAACTAAATAATGGTGAAGAGTTTAATTATGGTTATGGATGGCATATCAGGGATATAAACAAGGTGCCAACCCGGGAGCATGGGGGAAGCATATTTGGATTTAAGACAATGGCAGTATACATACCTGGTGAAGACATTTATGTAATAGGATTGAGCAATTGCGACTGCAATTCGCCCACAAAGGTAACCGGGGACATTGCGGCATTGGCCGTTAAATTCCTGGGTAGTGTAAAAGGATAA
- a CDS encoding carboxypeptidase-like regulatory domain-containing protein, which translates to MHFGKPILLVFITFYAGSAVKAQYKEPEKKDKIETFYPKVPFDSLQAKQMLAKGKATIKGVAFTKPKSKWGFKVGQRIYANQIKITLFPVTPYLESWYALRKEKENLKKSRYVYLSNDAYRYRLEAITNSDGEFTFPNMKPGKYFLQGFLGYTHYGTYNEYTGSGYNSYGGQTDYYQQKTYSVDHEDRIEEFVEIKQDGEIVRLKLN; encoded by the coding sequence ATGCACTTTGGAAAACCAATCCTACTAGTATTTATTACCTTTTACGCAGGATCAGCTGTTAAAGCGCAGTATAAAGAGCCGGAAAAAAAGGACAAAATTGAAACTTTTTATCCGAAAGTCCCTTTTGATTCTTTGCAGGCAAAACAAATGCTTGCCAAAGGCAAGGCTACTATCAAGGGAGTGGCTTTTACCAAACCGAAGAGCAAATGGGGGTTTAAGGTCGGCCAGCGTATATATGCCAATCAGATCAAGATAACCCTGTTCCCTGTGACTCCATATCTGGAGTCCTGGTACGCTTTGAGAAAGGAAAAGGAAAATTTAAAAAAAAGTCGTTACGTCTATCTTTCCAATGACGCTTACAGGTACAGATTGGAAGCGATTACCAATAGCGATGGAGAATTTACCTTCCCCAATATGAAACCGGGAAAATATTTCCTCCAGGGTTTTTTAGGCTATACGCATTATGGAACATACAATGAATATACTGGTTCAGGTTATAACAGTTATGGCGGGCAGACTGATTATTATCAGCAGAAAACATACTCTGTTGATCATGAAGATAGGATTGAAGAATTTGTAGAAATCAAACAGGATGGGGAAATTGTCAGGTTAAAACTTAACTAA
- a CDS encoding sensor histidine kinase: MRKILVFVLSVLGSLEIYAQQQIPLNEKHYLDSLQNILRHNTADSSKAEASFLLVEYWKMKDTLKSSAYLAAGKKYAQKSPYYSALGHFYEGQYYFSWDHSKAAIAFKNAEEALARFQTKKAYAKRAAAWYNYALMSMDEKGYDYITEITLEKAIPNAEKAGDSKVVAHYYTQLSTILMNNYQFSKATAYSQNAIGLLEKEAPGSTDLLFAYLSAVSIYCYDNKPENAKPLLQKAQRLLAPFPESLNNTLYYYNEALFYTTIKQYARALTSIDTGIILAKKYNQKQLYQQFFFRRYDVYSEQKDYAKARMILLDIVKEGTLISNINDRAVIYSEIAKASERLKDYKEAYTWLSRSRNVSDSINNDQTKLKINELETKYRTAQNQEKIVSLKAQNRQALLTSKNQRLYNWFLGLGCLFLLVTLAFVLLNARNRRKLLEQKEINYKQQLLEMEQKQLLKVTKAMLDGEELERERVARDLHDGLGGMLSGVKIGLSGWTDTNPVVSGDKDLSCIIKQLDISVNELRRIARNMVPETLIKFGLETALKDLCEFHMQESPNINYEAFNIEKDIALNVQLNIYRIVQELLSNAIKHAKAKNILVQCSQNGATFFITFEDDGIGFDLNLMDQKKGMGLDNLKNRIAYLQGKLEILSSVNDGTTINIELNAALDG, encoded by the coding sequence ATGAGAAAAATATTAGTCTTTGTGCTCTCTGTGCTGGGATCACTCGAAATATATGCACAGCAGCAAATTCCCCTTAACGAGAAACACTATCTGGACAGCCTGCAAAATATTCTCCGTCATAACACGGCAGATAGTTCCAAGGCAGAGGCGAGTTTCCTGCTTGTGGAATACTGGAAAATGAAAGATACCCTCAAAAGTAGCGCCTACCTGGCCGCAGGAAAAAAATATGCTCAAAAAAGCCCCTATTACTCCGCCCTTGGACATTTTTACGAAGGACAATATTATTTCAGTTGGGATCACTCAAAAGCGGCTATAGCTTTTAAAAATGCGGAAGAGGCACTTGCCCGTTTTCAGACGAAGAAAGCCTATGCAAAACGTGCCGCCGCATGGTATAATTATGCCCTCATGAGCATGGATGAAAAGGGATACGACTACATTACAGAAATAACGCTTGAAAAAGCAATTCCAAATGCCGAAAAAGCGGGCGACTCAAAAGTGGTCGCACACTATTACACGCAGCTCTCGACCATCTTAATGAATAATTACCAGTTTTCAAAGGCGACTGCATACAGCCAAAATGCCATTGGCTTACTGGAGAAAGAGGCCCCCGGGTCGACCGACCTTTTGTTTGCCTATCTCAGTGCCGTGAGTATCTATTGTTATGACAATAAACCCGAAAATGCAAAGCCATTACTCCAAAAAGCCCAAAGATTGCTTGCTCCTTTTCCCGAGTCTTTGAACAATACGCTATACTATTATAACGAGGCACTTTTTTATACCACCATAAAGCAATATGCCAGAGCTCTCACCAGCATTGATACCGGTATCATACTGGCTAAAAAATATAACCAGAAGCAGCTTTATCAACAGTTCTTCTTCCGCAGATACGATGTCTACTCGGAGCAGAAAGATTATGCGAAGGCCCGCATGATTTTATTGGACATTGTTAAGGAAGGAACACTTATCTCCAACATCAACGACAGGGCTGTTATTTATTCAGAAATCGCTAAAGCCAGTGAGCGGTTGAAAGACTATAAAGAAGCTTATACCTGGTTGAGCAGGTCCCGAAACGTGAGTGACAGTATTAATAACGACCAGACCAAATTAAAGATCAATGAGCTGGAGACCAAATACAGGACTGCTCAAAATCAGGAGAAAATCGTTTCCCTTAAGGCCCAGAACAGGCAGGCTCTGTTGACATCTAAAAACCAACGGCTATATAACTGGTTCCTGGGACTTGGATGCCTATTTTTGTTGGTCACGCTCGCATTTGTGCTTCTTAATGCCCGCAACAGAAGAAAACTGCTGGAACAGAAAGAGATAAACTATAAACAACAACTGTTAGAAATGGAGCAAAAGCAGCTGCTTAAAGTCACTAAAGCAATGCTTGATGGCGAAGAATTGGAAAGGGAAAGGGTTGCCAGGGATCTTCATGACGGTCTTGGCGGTATGTTGTCCGGTGTGAAAATAGGACTTTCCGGTTGGACAGACACCAATCCGGTAGTTTCTGGCGATAAAGATCTGAGCTGTATCATCAAACAGTTGGACATCTCTGTGAATGAACTGCGCCGGATCGCAAGGAATATGGTGCCTGAAACCTTAATCAAGTTTGGCCTGGAAACAGCGTTGAAGGACCTTTGTGAATTTCATATGCAGGAAAGCCCCAACATCAACTATGAAGCTTTTAATATTGAAAAGGACATTGCACTTAATGTACAGCTCAACATCTATCGCATTGTTCAGGAATTGCTTTCCAATGCCATTAAACATGCGAAGGCAAAAAATATATTGGTACAGTGTAGTCAGAATGGGGCTACCTTTTTTATTACTTTTGAGGATGATGGTATCGGCTTTGATCTCAATTTAATGGACCAGAAAAAAGGGATGGGACTGGATAATCTAAAAAACCGTATCGCATATTTGCAGGGAAAACTTGAAATCTTATCTTCTGTAAACGATGGCACGACCATAAATATTGAACTTAACGCTGCGCTGGATGGATAA
- a CDS encoding TonB-dependent receptor, with the protein MNLLKLLLVITMTIVVNHSISAQRQTLSGIVIDSATHVPASGVTVRLTPGNHTDITDENGRFFYKNIPAEARAITVSAIGYKQQIYQLNNFRNGQIIPIATQQTQLTDVIITANTGNPYKALSEMDIKLRGVSNSQEVLRIVPGLFIGQHQGGGKAEQIFLRGFDNDHGTDISMSVDGIPINMVSHAHGQGYADSHFIIPETIESTTYQKGMYNAEKGDLAVTGFVNFNTADAISSNTVKLEGGQYNTYRALAMINLLGDKAKAKNQSWYAASEYRYSDSYFDHSQHFKRFNFFTKYHGQLNEHNWLTLTASTLYSKWDASGQIPENAVDEGKVGFYGQLDPNEGGVTSRTNLNVQLVTTLPNHDIIKNQVYYSRYKFDLFTNFTFFLEDTVNGDEIRQKEARNLFGYNGSYLHEGYIGNTKLTTDAGINARFDATDNSELSHTINRYTLIERFKLGDITEFSAGGYVNETLQFNNRLSLNLGLRFDQFFYKYNNKLADDATLSGEGIYTANNNVVSPKVNLYYQATDKTQFYLLLGKGFHSNDARVVVVEKGGQTLPAAYGADMGTVFKLSKSLLFNAAVWYSYLQKEYVYAGDGGTVEFSGRTRRVGFDFSGRFQPVAALYVDADVNYAHGRSIDDPKGENYIPLAPVWSSTGGVTWLLKNGINGSFRYRYLGDRAANEDYSLTAKGYFVNDLVLNYSRAKFEVGLTINNVFNVKWKETQFETVTRLKGEQPVDGVAFTAGTKFAALAHVSYFFR; encoded by the coding sequence ATGAATTTATTAAAATTATTGCTTGTTATTACGATGACCATCGTGGTCAATCATTCTATTTCTGCACAACGACAAACCCTCTCCGGTATAGTCATTGACAGTGCAACACATGTTCCTGCCAGCGGGGTGACTGTACGTTTGACTCCCGGCAACCACACGGACATAACGGATGAAAATGGACGGTTCTTTTATAAAAACATTCCTGCTGAAGCGAGGGCGATTACCGTATCGGCAATTGGTTATAAGCAACAAATTTACCAGTTAAATAACTTTAGAAATGGCCAGATCATTCCTATCGCCACCCAGCAAACTCAATTAACAGATGTGATCATCACTGCTAATACCGGCAACCCATATAAGGCTTTGAGTGAAATGGATATTAAATTAAGAGGTGTATCAAATTCACAGGAAGTATTACGGATTGTGCCTGGGTTGTTTATAGGTCAGCACCAGGGCGGGGGCAAGGCAGAACAGATCTTCCTGCGTGGTTTTGATAATGACCATGGTACAGATATCAGTATGAGTGTAGACGGAATACCTATTAATATGGTTTCGCATGCACATGGACAGGGCTATGCAGATAGTCATTTCATTATTCCCGAAACGATTGAAAGTACTACTTACCAAAAGGGGATGTATAATGCCGAAAAGGGAGATCTTGCTGTAACTGGTTTTGTCAACTTTAATACAGCAGATGCGATCAGTTCCAACACTGTAAAACTGGAAGGTGGTCAATATAATACTTACCGGGCACTCGCGATGATAAACCTGCTGGGAGATAAAGCCAAAGCGAAGAATCAATCCTGGTATGCTGCTTCAGAATATCGCTATAGTGATAGTTACTTCGATCATTCCCAGCATTTCAAGCGATTTAATTTCTTTACTAAATACCATGGTCAACTCAATGAGCATAACTGGTTAACATTGACAGCATCTACGCTTTATAGCAAATGGGATGCATCCGGCCAGATACCTGAAAATGCTGTTGATGAAGGGAAAGTAGGGTTTTATGGACAGCTTGATCCGAATGAAGGGGGTGTTACTTCCCGGACAAATCTGAATGTACAGTTAGTCACTACTCTTCCTAACCATGATATCATAAAAAACCAGGTTTATTATTCCAGGTACAAGTTTGATCTGTTTACGAATTTTACTTTCTTTTTAGAAGATACTGTTAATGGAGATGAGATCAGGCAAAAAGAAGCGCGGAATTTATTTGGATATAATGGGAGTTACCTGCATGAAGGTTATATAGGGAATACAAAATTGACTACTGATGCTGGAATCAATGCGCGTTTTGATGCTACAGATAATTCAGAACTATCTCATACTATCAACCGCTATACATTAATTGAACGTTTTAAGTTGGGGGATATTACTGAATTCAGTGCAGGTGGATATGTGAATGAAACGCTACAGTTTAATAACCGGCTTTCATTAAATTTAGGACTAAGGTTTGATCAATTCTTCTATAAGTACAATAACAAACTGGCGGATGATGCTACATTAAGTGGTGAGGGGATTTATACAGCTAATAATAATGTTGTTAGCCCGAAGGTGAACCTTTATTACCAGGCAACAGATAAAACGCAGTTTTATTTGTTGTTGGGGAAAGGGTTTCATTCCAACGATGCCCGGGTAGTGGTAGTGGAAAAAGGGGGGCAGACCTTGCCTGCTGCTTATGGTGCAGATATGGGAACAGTGTTCAAACTATCAAAAAGTTTATTGTTTAATGCAGCGGTATGGTATAGCTATTTGCAAAAAGAATATGTATATGCAGGTGATGGAGGAACTGTTGAATTCAGTGGTCGTACCCGTCGTGTGGGTTTCGACTTTTCAGGACGTTTTCAACCGGTTGCTGCGCTATATGTAGATGCAGATGTAAACTATGCACATGGACGTTCTATCGATGACCCTAAGGGGGAAAACTATATTCCGCTTGCACCGGTATGGAGTAGTACGGGAGGGGTAACATGGTTATTAAAGAATGGAATCAATGGCAGTTTTCGATATCGTTATTTAGGAGACAGAGCTGCGAATGAAGATTATAGCCTGACAGCAAAGGGGTATTTTGTGAATGATTTAGTATTGAATTACTCAAGGGCGAAGTTTGAGGTAGGTTTAACGATCAACAATGTGTTTAATGTGAAATGGAAGGAAACACAATTTGAGACAGTCACGCGTTTGAAGGGTGAACAGCCTGTAGATGGCGTTGCATTTACAGCAGGGACTAAGTTTGCTGCGCTTGCTCATGTGAGTTACTTTTTCAGATAA
- a CDS encoding helix-hairpin-helix domain-containing protein yields MNDPFLNRSDILDSEKRILRANGIKLKEIHHRSIRELKAVLNVSGIRAMELRAISEFQTIPSIGKQFAENLMQLGFYSLKEIRGKDPAKLFDRLELQTGVWIDPCVEDQFRLVVYYSDHPDSALNWWDFTSERKTFRQKNGYPANRPQRPWFDLEQYKTVNRVKAFAESTKADLHQKLKLAIKYMHENMDEEITLAKLSGAAHISTFHFLRLFKATYEVSPNQYLTRLRMKKACRLLKKTNQTVSGICSSCGFVNQSSFIRLFKKEFGMTPQVFRKHHLS; encoded by the coding sequence ATGAATGACCCTTTCCTGAACAGATCAGACATTCTGGACTCCGAAAAGCGAATACTTAGAGCCAATGGAATAAAGTTAAAAGAAATTCATCATCGTTCGATCCGTGAATTAAAAGCTGTTTTGAATGTCTCCGGAATACGTGCGATGGAGCTTAGGGCCATATCCGAGTTTCAAACTATTCCTTCAATCGGGAAACAGTTTGCAGAGAATCTTATGCAACTCGGCTTTTATTCCTTGAAGGAGATCAGGGGCAAAGATCCGGCAAAACTGTTTGACAGACTGGAACTGCAGACAGGTGTGTGGATCGACCCTTGTGTGGAAGATCAATTTCGTTTAGTTGTGTATTATTCTGATCACCCTGACAGTGCTTTGAATTGGTGGGACTTCACGAGTGAACGTAAAACGTTCAGGCAAAAAAACGGCTACCCGGCTAATCGTCCTCAAAGGCCCTGGTTTGATTTGGAACAATATAAAACGGTCAACCGCGTCAAGGCATTTGCGGAATCAACAAAGGCTGATTTGCACCAAAAACTCAAATTGGCAATAAAGTATATGCATGAAAATATGGATGAAGAGATTACCCTCGCAAAATTATCCGGTGCCGCTCATATCTCCACTTTTCACTTTCTCCGGTTATTCAAAGCAACATACGAAGTCTCGCCGAACCAGTACCTTACACGTCTTAGAATGAAGAAGGCTTGCCGTTTGCTCAAAAAAACAAATCAGACTGTCAGCGGGATTTGCAGTTCCTGTGGCTTTGTGAACCAAAGCTCATTCATACGGCTTTTTAAAAAAGAATTTGGGATGACGCCGCAGGTTTTCAGGAAGCATCATCTTTCCTGA
- a CDS encoding lysophospholipid acyltransferase family protein has translation MNWLKNLAGRIYALYVLMIFTIFMLIFLLPMWLVSFYSLRTRVRRFVKSGRLWCRIMMPMIGCPVRTKGRENFAPGQAYIIVCNHNSFMDIPATYAGIPGIHKSLAKKEMVNAPIFGIMYKIGSVLVDRKDPASRKHSFVEMKEVLRNGMHMLLYPEGTRNKTDQPLKEFYDGAFSLAIDTKKPILPTIIRGTKEIMPPGKTFFAWPHAVKMEFLPPISTIGYTLEDMEELKAKVFRIMWEHYQNP, from the coding sequence ATGAACTGGCTTAAAAACCTGGCTGGCAGAATCTATGCTTTATATGTGCTGATGATCTTCACCATATTCATGCTCATTTTCCTGCTCCCAATGTGGTTGGTATCATTCTACTCCCTGAGAACCCGCGTTCGCAGATTTGTCAAATCCGGGCGCCTCTGGTGCCGTATTATGATGCCGATGATTGGTTGTCCTGTCCGTACCAAAGGCCGCGAAAATTTCGCCCCCGGACAAGCCTATATCATCGTTTGTAACCATAACTCCTTCATGGATATCCCTGCCACCTACGCCGGCATCCCAGGTATCCACAAAAGCCTCGCAAAAAAGGAAATGGTAAATGCACCCATCTTTGGCATTATGTACAAGATCGGCAGCGTGCTGGTAGATCGGAAAGACCCCGCCAGCCGTAAACATAGCTTCGTGGAAATGAAAGAGGTACTGAGAAATGGCATGCATATGCTGCTCTACCCGGAAGGCACCAGGAACAAAACAGATCAACCCCTGAAGGAATTCTATGACGGGGCGTTTTCCCTTGCTATTGACACTAAAAAGCCTATTTTACCGACCATTATACGGGGCACAAAAGAAATTATGCCCCCTGGAAAAACGTTCTTTGCCTGGCCACATGCTGTTAAAATGGAGTTCCTGCCACCCATATCTACTATTGGGTACACCCTGGAAGATATGGAAGAACTAAAGGCAAAAGTATTCCGGATCATGTGGGAACATTATCAAAACCCATAA
- a CDS encoding response regulator transcription factor, which yields MIVDDHPIVIAGLKTLLQNEPNLDIVTEFYGGNDLISYIKINPTDLILLDITLPDINGMDLCLLIKKISVQTIILILSNHTERSIIMQTIQNGASGYLLKNSSLAELRYCIAEAMKGNICYSREVIEIMSRPTKNQLRITPQLTRREKQILGLLAQGKTSLIIGEELFLSPLTVDTHRRNLLQKFEVKNVAELIMIATQQQIL from the coding sequence GTGATAGTAGACGATCATCCAATAGTGATCGCTGGTCTGAAAACACTGCTTCAGAACGAACCGAATTTAGATATAGTAACCGAATTTTACGGCGGAAATGATCTTATTTCCTACATAAAGATAAATCCCACGGATCTGATCCTGCTTGATATAACCCTGCCCGATATAAACGGAATGGATCTCTGTTTATTGATAAAGAAAATATCGGTACAGACCATCATACTCATCCTGAGCAACCATACCGAAAGAAGTATAATCATGCAGACCATCCAAAACGGAGCCAGCGGCTATCTATTGAAAAATAGTTCCCTGGCAGAACTAAGGTATTGCATAGCCGAAGCAATGAAGGGAAACATCTGCTATAGCAGGGAGGTTATAGAGATCATGAGCCGGCCAACAAAAAATCAGTTAAGGATAACCCCTCAGCTGACCAGGCGCGAAAAACAGATATTGGGCCTTCTTGCCCAGGGGAAGACGAGCCTTATTATTGGCGAGGAACTCTTTCTGAGTCCTTTAACAGTTGATACACACCGCAGGAATCTCCTTCAAAAATTCGAGGTCAAAAACGTTGCAGAGCTTATTATGATTGCTACCCAGCAACAAATTTTATAA